The proteins below come from a single Mesobacillus jeotgali genomic window:
- a CDS encoding alpha/beta hydrolase yields the protein MGFPMGKIEEITLQSKELGEEVSMLVYLPANYSPLYKYSLLIAQDGRDYFQLGRIGRVADELLGKKEIENVIIVGIPYESVEDRRRKYHPKGEQHQAYIRFLAHELVPYLDEQYPTYQMGMGRALIGDSLAATVSLLAALQYPHTFGKALLQSPYVNEDVAAAVKGFDKPELLQIYHTVGDQETEVKTSSKNKDFLTPNRELSKVFKERGFGYFYDEFSGDHTWTHWQPDLKRAIRHMFS from the coding sequence ATGGGTTTTCCAATGGGCAAAATCGAAGAGATAACGCTGCAAAGCAAGGAACTGGGAGAAGAAGTGAGCATGCTCGTATACTTGCCTGCCAACTATTCTCCATTATATAAATATTCATTACTGATAGCACAAGACGGACGCGATTATTTCCAGTTAGGACGGATTGGAAGAGTTGCGGACGAACTTCTTGGCAAAAAGGAAATTGAAAACGTCATCATTGTGGGAATCCCATATGAATCAGTCGAGGACAGAAGGCGCAAGTATCATCCAAAAGGTGAGCAGCATCAAGCTTATATCCGTTTTCTCGCTCATGAGCTCGTACCATACCTGGATGAACAATATCCTACCTATCAAATGGGAATGGGCCGCGCACTGATTGGTGATTCACTCGCAGCCACAGTTTCACTGCTTGCAGCTCTCCAGTATCCTCACACATTTGGGAAGGCATTGCTTCAGTCACCGTATGTAAATGAGGATGTAGCTGCGGCTGTCAAGGGTTTTGACAAACCAGAATTGCTCCAGATTTACCATACTGTTGGTGACCAAGAAACAGAAGTAAAGACCTCTTCCAAAAACAAAGACTTTCTGACACCGAACAGAGAGCTTTCGAAAGTATTCAAGGAAAGAGGCTTTGGCTATTTTTACGATGAATTCAGCGGGGATCATACATGGACGCATTGGCAGCCGGACCTAAAGAGGGCAATCAGACATATGTTTTCATAA
- a CDS encoding NUDIX hydrolase — translation MENELLKVFDEQGNWIGTETRSEIHKAGYWHETFHCWLTERIGNEDFLFFQVRSSAKKDYPNLMDITAAGHILADESPLDGLREVKEELGIDIALEDLHSLGIIKDALDSAELIDNELCHVYLYDQHLPFDSYELQFEEVSGIMRVSLNEFENLWFGKVEEIKVEGFLVSRDQEKIPHSMLVSKHDFVPHEDEYIESVIKAIKNA, via the coding sequence ATGGAGAATGAATTGCTTAAGGTGTTCGATGAACAGGGAAATTGGATAGGAACAGAAACGAGATCAGAAATACATAAAGCAGGATATTGGCATGAAACATTCCATTGCTGGTTAACAGAAAGGATAGGCAATGAAGACTTTCTTTTCTTTCAAGTCCGCAGTTCGGCTAAAAAAGATTACCCGAATTTAATGGATATCACTGCAGCAGGGCATATTCTTGCTGATGAAAGCCCACTGGATGGCTTAAGGGAAGTAAAAGAGGAACTTGGGATAGATATAGCACTGGAGGATCTGCATTCATTAGGGATTATTAAAGATGCATTGGACAGTGCAGAATTAATCGACAACGAATTATGCCATGTTTATTTATATGACCAACATCTACCATTCGACAGCTATGAGCTGCAATTCGAAGAGGTCTCGGGAATTATGAGGGTAAGTCTGAATGAATTTGAAAACTTATGGTTTGGCAAAGTGGAGGAAATAAAAGTAGAAGGCTTCCTGGTGAGCAGGGACCAAGAAAAGATACCGCATAGCATGCTTGTGTCGAAGCACGATTTTGTTCCACATGAGGATGAATATATTGAAAGTGTGATTAAGGCAATTAAGAATGCATAA
- a CDS encoding ATP-dependent helicase: MKTAKYNHQIISLDQYNREDYQKLYDDGKKGMLTCSVCGGPVRFYLGIKDKPRFYHHLSSKEDCNEQRESPLSVQPSEKAEYIERNGFRIPKSRSITAEAETEEKFVFPREVKIPSPFNPLPPAKPGVKLNYLRQLKEAGIHFDGNQEKAVVSTEGPLLILAGAGSGKTRVLTARTAFMIEEKNIDPGSVMLVTFTAKAAAEMKKRIALYPGMSPAKVNQLIAGTFHSIFYRILCFHERETWSSDKLMKKEWQREQILKEAGRKLQLDEKEFAYDLALQQIGLWKNTMIMPGEVKPESPWEEKVALLYKDYEAAKDRQKLFDFDDMLLGCYTLFKENPAILENYQNRFHYFLIDEFQDINKVQYELMKMLSEKHGNVCAVGDDDQSIYSFRGSDPAYLSKFKTDFQHTKLIILNQNYRSPHEIVETANTLISANLTRHEKEMRAQFSGECPPVIFHPYDEEEEATMILTDIKERIEQEERPGDFAILFRTNAASRAIFERLANSSLPFRLDQDIESFYERFMVKGMLSFLRLSMNPDDPDAIKNILPSLFLKQSVFRDLQANSILNDCSMLEALTTVKTGFAFQEQKLKRLIPIVRSLSSLSPVSAIDIVEKDLGYQDFIKKRGNEGNQLEKGSDDIRDLKVAARNFKTVGDFLEHADHMTAMNAEIKRSSRNMTDAITLSTIHRAKGLEYGNVYIIGTVDGSIPHDYALDAYRNGDLQPLEEERRLLYVAVTRAEKNLFISVPQRRRGRKANPSRFLSNLKRKMPNQDLGI, translated from the coding sequence ATGAAAACAGCCAAGTATAATCATCAGATAATAAGCCTTGATCAATATAACCGCGAGGACTATCAAAAGCTATATGATGATGGAAAAAAAGGAATGCTTACCTGTTCTGTATGCGGAGGTCCGGTACGTTTTTACCTCGGCATCAAGGACAAGCCACGTTTCTACCATCATCTTTCCTCAAAAGAAGATTGCAATGAACAACGTGAATCCCCCCTTTCAGTCCAGCCGTCCGAGAAAGCAGAATATATCGAACGAAATGGATTCCGAATCCCAAAGTCCCGTTCCATTACGGCTGAAGCTGAAACAGAGGAAAAGTTCGTTTTTCCTCGCGAAGTAAAGATTCCTTCACCATTTAATCCGCTCCCGCCGGCTAAGCCAGGGGTAAAGCTAAACTATTTAAGACAACTTAAAGAAGCTGGGATCCATTTTGATGGCAACCAGGAAAAAGCTGTTGTTTCTACAGAGGGACCATTATTGATTCTAGCAGGAGCTGGGAGTGGCAAGACGAGAGTACTGACCGCGAGAACAGCCTTCATGATTGAAGAGAAGAACATTGATCCTGGTTCTGTCATGCTTGTTACCTTCACAGCGAAGGCTGCGGCTGAGATGAAGAAGCGGATTGCCCTATACCCGGGCATGTCTCCCGCTAAGGTCAACCAGCTGATTGCTGGCACCTTCCATAGCATCTTCTACCGAATCCTTTGTTTTCACGAACGTGAAACATGGTCATCTGACAAGCTTATGAAAAAGGAATGGCAGCGGGAACAGATTTTGAAAGAGGCTGGCCGAAAGCTCCAGCTTGACGAAAAAGAGTTCGCCTATGACCTGGCTCTCCAGCAAATCGGTTTATGGAAAAATACGATGATCATGCCTGGTGAAGTTAAGCCTGAATCCCCTTGGGAAGAAAAGGTGGCTTTGCTGTATAAAGACTATGAAGCTGCTAAAGACAGGCAGAAACTATTCGATTTTGATGACATGCTTCTCGGCTGTTATACGCTTTTTAAGGAAAATCCTGCAATACTGGAAAACTACCAAAATCGTTTTCACTATTTTTTAATCGATGAGTTTCAGGATATCAATAAAGTTCAATATGAACTCATGAAAATGCTGTCTGAAAAGCATGGGAATGTTTGCGCTGTTGGCGATGATGATCAGTCTATCTATTCATTCCGAGGCAGTGATCCTGCCTACCTGTCCAAGTTTAAGACAGATTTTCAACACACTAAACTAATCATATTAAACCAAAATTACCGCTCGCCGCATGAGATTGTTGAGACAGCCAACACTTTAATTTCCGCGAATCTCACACGCCATGAAAAAGAAATGAGAGCCCAATTTTCCGGTGAGTGTCCGCCAGTCATCTTCCATCCTTATGATGAAGAAGAAGAGGCAACGATGATCCTGACAGATATAAAAGAGCGGATCGAACAGGAGGAACGCCCAGGTGATTTCGCCATCCTGTTCAGGACGAATGCTGCCAGCCGCGCAATATTCGAGAGACTCGCGAATTCCAGCTTGCCATTCCGCCTTGATCAGGACATAGAATCCTTTTACGAGCGATTCATGGTAAAAGGAATGCTGTCATTTTTGCGTCTAAGTATGAATCCTGACGATCCTGATGCAATTAAAAATATTTTGCCATCTCTCTTTTTAAAGCAGTCGGTTTTCCGTGATTTACAAGCTAATAGCATCCTGAACGATTGTTCCATGCTTGAAGCACTTACCACTGTGAAAACCGGATTTGCCTTCCAGGAACAAAAGCTGAAAAGACTCATACCGATTGTACGCTCTTTGTCTTCCCTGTCGCCGGTATCGGCAATCGATATAGTCGAAAAGGACCTTGGTTATCAGGACTTTATCAAAAAGCGCGGAAATGAAGGCAACCAGCTTGAAAAGGGCTCTGACGACATTCGGGATTTAAAAGTAGCTGCGCGAAATTTTAAAACTGTCGGAGATTTCCTTGAGCATGCTGACCATATGACAGCCATGAACGCAGAAATAAAGCGAAGCAGCAGGAATATGACTGACGCCATCACCCTCAGTACCATTCATCGAGCCAAGGGACTTGAATATGGCAATGTTTATATCATCGGTACAGTAGACGGAAGCATCCCTCATGATTACGCTTTGGATGCCTATCGTAATGGGGACTTGCAGCCTCTCGAGGAAGAACGCCGTCTACTTTATGTAGCTGTGACTAGAGCAGAAAAGAACTTGTTCATTTCTGTGCCACAAAGAAGGCGAGGCAGGAAAGCTAATCCTTCCCGTTTTTTATCCAATTTAAAAAGAAAAATGCCAAATCAGGACCTGGGAATATAA
- the istB gene encoding IS21-like element IS643 family helper ATPase IstB, producing the protein MNKTVHELQDQFRQLRLSETAEELPQLLREAEKASWTYLEFLESLTRYELAKREAKSLDKRMKWARFPFVKSLDEFELEGQNVLTARQLKQLRELSWLEQQYNLILLGPPGIGKTYIAIGLGLEAVYRGFNVYFATMGELVQLLKTEEYLNKSKVQLKRIRNADLMIIDDLMYMAMDQREANLFFHLINHLYERSSIILTSNKSPDEWGNLIGDQGITTAILDRLLHRVEVVHGGEDEESHRMKNRKSIFSAEV; encoded by the coding sequence ATGAACAAGACGGTGCATGAATTACAAGATCAATTTCGTCAGTTACGCTTATCTGAGACTGCGGAGGAGCTGCCACAGCTTCTTCGCGAAGCTGAGAAAGCATCTTGGACTTACTTAGAATTCTTAGAATCTCTTACGCGTTATGAATTAGCAAAACGTGAAGCAAAAAGCCTTGATAAAAGAATGAAATGGGCACGCTTCCCTTTCGTGAAGTCATTAGATGAGTTTGAACTGGAAGGTCAAAACGTTCTGACAGCACGACAGCTAAAACAACTCAGAGAGTTAAGCTGGCTGGAACAACAATACAACTTAATTCTACTAGGGCCACCTGGCATTGGAAAAACGTACATCGCAATCGGACTAGGACTCGAAGCCGTTTACAGAGGATTCAATGTTTACTTCGCTACAATGGGTGAGCTTGTACAGCTATTAAAGACAGAAGAATACTTGAATAAATCTAAAGTCCAACTCAAACGGATTAGAAATGCCGATCTTATGATTATCGATGATTTGATGTACATGGCGATGGATCAGAGAGAAGCAAACTTATTCTTTCATTTAATTAATCATTTATACGAACGAAGTTCGATCATCCTTACCTCAAATAAAAGTCCAGATGAATGGGGTAATTTAATTGGAGATCAAGGCATTACGACAGCTATTTTGGACCGTTTGCTTCATCGTGTTGAAGTCGTACATGGTGGCGAGGATGAGGAAAGTCATCGGATGAAAAACCGAAAAAGCATTTTTTCAGCAGAAGTGTAA
- a CDS encoding TAXI family TRAP transporter solute-binding subunit: MKKRKFLLFTALMLVLSMVLAACGGGSDEEGGGEGKSEEKPKYMSILTGGTGGTYFPLGGSFAKIVSDATGVSTNAETTGASAENMQSIKDNKGEIAFTQTDIASYATEGKLMFDGNKIENIKAIGTLYPETIQIVTTAKSGIKSVEDLKGKKVSIGAPGSGTAANAEQILEVHGLSLDDIEKQDLSFDESVNGIKDGNIDAAFVTAGTPTAAVEELSATEDVVIVPVEADKAEELIEKYPYYAKEVVPSGTYKLDSEVPTVAVLAMLVVKADLSEDLVYDITKSIFENLDQVTHAKAKQIKPENALNGVGIEVHAGAQKYFDEKGIKAAE, translated from the coding sequence ATGAAAAAAAGAAAGTTTCTTTTGTTCACTGCATTGATGCTGGTTCTTTCAATGGTACTGGCTGCATGTGGCGGCGGCTCTGACGAAGAGGGCGGCGGAGAAGGTAAATCAGAAGAAAAGCCAAAATACATGAGCATCCTTACTGGCGGTACGGGTGGTACATACTTCCCGTTGGGCGGATCATTTGCCAAGATCGTATCTGACGCAACTGGGGTTAGCACGAATGCTGAAACAACAGGAGCTTCTGCAGAAAACATGCAGAGCATTAAGGACAATAAAGGTGAAATCGCCTTCACTCAAACTGACATCGCTTCCTACGCAACAGAAGGTAAGCTAATGTTTGATGGAAATAAAATCGAAAATATTAAAGCAATCGGAACATTGTATCCGGAAACAATCCAAATCGTTACAACAGCTAAATCAGGTATCAAATCAGTAGAGGATCTTAAAGGCAAAAAAGTCTCTATCGGTGCACCAGGTTCTGGTACGGCAGCGAATGCAGAGCAAATCCTTGAAGTCCATGGCCTTTCTCTTGATGATATCGAAAAGCAGGACTTGAGCTTTGATGAGTCAGTAAACGGCATTAAAGACGGCAACATCGACGCGGCTTTCGTAACAGCTGGAACACCTACAGCTGCTGTTGAAGAGCTATCCGCTACAGAAGATGTTGTAATTGTCCCGGTTGAAGCTGATAAAGCTGAAGAGTTAATCGAGAAGTATCCTTACTATGCAAAGGAAGTTGTTCCTTCTGGAACATACAAGCTGGATTCTGAAGTGCCGACAGTGGCAGTTCTTGCAATGCTCGTTGTAAAGGCAGACCTTTCTGAGGATCTTGTATATGACATCACAAAGTCAATATTTGAGAATCTTGATCAGGTAACACATGCGAAAGCTAAGCAAATCAAACCTGAAAATGCACTTAACGGCGTTGGTATCGAAGTTCACGCTGGTGCCCAGAAGTACTTTGATGAAAAAGGTATCAAAGCAGCTGAGTAA
- a CDS encoding TRAP transporter permease — MTTNEETVSQEKQQELLEKYDPEAATRKLAGKMGWIVFFGLLAFSVFQLYTSIFGILTAQLQRSIHLGFALALIFLLFPARKKNLKVKKVAWYDLLLAVIAVAVGAYWPVMIDELVNRVGRLTPTDFYIGIAAILLVLEATRRTVGLPITIIAALFMVYALYGPYMPGFLAHRGLDLESLVQTMFFTTEGILGTPLGVSSTFIFLFLLFGAFLVKTGVGQYFNDLAVAVAGKSTGGPAKVAIFSSALQGTISGSSVANVVTSGSFTIPMMKKLGYRKEFAGAVEAAASTGGQLMPPIMGAAAFLMVEFIGGGITYWDIAKAATIPALLYFTGIWIMTHFEAKRIGLRGLSDEEMPDRKEVLRKIYLLLPILIVIILMVSGMSIMRAALWSILSTIVVSAVSKETRIGFRDAIDALVDGARTALGVAAATAAAGIIVGVVTKTGLGLKLANGLLDLSGGYLIPTLMLTMLAAIVLGMGSPTTANYVITSTIAAPAIILLGIPDLSAHLFVFYFGIIADITPPVALAAFAAAGVSGGEPLRTGVNSAKLAIAAFIIPYMFVLSPELLMIDTTWTYLIWVVFTAISGMLAIGAGIIGYWLRKLFWWERVLGIVGGIMLIYPEGMTDIIGLGLFILLVALQIIIKDKDSVKPKTAN, encoded by the coding sequence TTGACGACAAATGAAGAAACGGTATCTCAAGAAAAACAACAAGAGCTTCTGGAGAAATATGATCCGGAGGCCGCAACTAGAAAGTTGGCAGGCAAGATGGGATGGATTGTCTTCTTTGGGCTTCTGGCTTTCTCTGTATTTCAGCTATACACCTCAATATTTGGTATCCTGACTGCACAGCTCCAGCGTTCCATCCACCTGGGATTCGCTCTGGCACTGATTTTCTTATTGTTCCCGGCAAGGAAGAAAAACCTTAAGGTGAAAAAGGTGGCATGGTATGATCTGCTATTGGCTGTGATTGCTGTTGCCGTCGGAGCCTATTGGCCAGTAATGATCGATGAGCTCGTTAACCGTGTCGGACGATTAACACCAACTGATTTTTACATTGGTATTGCCGCAATCCTGCTGGTCCTTGAAGCGACACGAAGGACGGTTGGCTTGCCAATCACGATTATTGCAGCTTTATTCATGGTTTATGCCCTTTATGGACCTTATATGCCAGGCTTCTTGGCACACAGGGGACTTGACCTGGAATCTCTCGTTCAGACAATGTTCTTTACGACAGAGGGTATTCTAGGAACGCCTTTGGGCGTTTCCTCAACATTTATATTCTTATTCCTATTGTTCGGTGCCTTCCTGGTAAAAACCGGCGTTGGACAATATTTCAATGATCTTGCCGTAGCCGTTGCGGGCAAAAGTACTGGCGGCCCTGCTAAGGTTGCGATTTTCTCCAGTGCCCTGCAGGGAACAATCAGCGGAAGCTCAGTGGCTAACGTTGTTACATCGGGTTCTTTTACGATTCCAATGATGAAAAAGCTTGGGTATCGCAAAGAATTTGCCGGTGCTGTAGAAGCGGCGGCATCAACTGGTGGTCAGCTGATGCCGCCGATCATGGGAGCAGCAGCGTTCCTGATGGTTGAATTCATCGGTGGCGGGATCACCTATTGGGATATTGCCAAAGCTGCGACGATCCCGGCGTTATTATATTTTACTGGTATCTGGATCATGACCCACTTCGAAGCGAAGAGAATAGGGCTTCGCGGTTTATCCGATGAAGAAATGCCCGACAGAAAAGAAGTTCTTAGAAAGATTTATCTACTTTTGCCGATCCTGATTGTTATTATCCTAATGGTCAGCGGTATGAGTATTATGCGTGCTGCTTTGTGGTCGATTCTATCTACGATTGTAGTAAGTGCTGTTAGCAAAGAGACGAGAATCGGATTTAGAGATGCAATCGATGCACTTGTCGATGGTGCGAGGACAGCTCTGGGAGTAGCGGCAGCTACAGCTGCGGCTGGTATCATTGTTGGAGTAGTCACGAAGACTGGTCTCGGATTGAAGCTTGCTAATGGCTTGCTCGACCTATCTGGTGGTTACTTGATTCCAACATTGATGCTGACAATGCTTGCAGCCATCGTTTTAGGGATGGGTTCACCAACGACAGCTAACTATGTTATCACTTCAACAATTGCAGCACCTGCAATTATCCTTTTGGGTATACCAGATTTATCTGCCCACTTATTTGTTTTCTATTTTGGCATTATTGCCGATATCACTCCTCCTGTTGCGCTTGCAGCATTCGCGGCGGCGGGTGTTTCCGGCGGAGAACCGCTGCGGACAGGTGTGAATTCGGCCAAGCTGGCAATTGCCGCTTTTATCATTCCTTATATGTTCGTGTTGTCTCCTGAACTCCTGATGATTGATACTACCTGGACGTACTTGATTTGGGTGGTATTCACGGCCATTTCAGGTATGCTGGCAATTGGTGCCGGCATAATCGGTTACTGGCTGAGGAAATTATTCTGGTGGGAAAGAGTGCTGGGAATCGTGGGAGGTATTATGCTGATCTACCCAGAAGGTATGACAGATATAATCGGTCTCGGTCTTTTTATCCTGCTTGTTGCACTTCAGATTATCATTAAGGATAAAGATTCAGTGAAACCTAAGACAGCAAATTAA
- a CDS encoding site-specific integrase — MGQIKKEGSSWYFVAELGTDPITGKRRRKKERGFKTKRDAEKALALVEAAVYKGTYFAPSSMLLKDHINDWFKSKKNSISIQTANTYEAYLKNRIIPYIGHVQLAQLSPVLLQKFVNELKDEGLASSSVKKIYSIVKGALDYAVNMELLPSNPITKIQLPKDSKKEMAVWDVPEIQSFQKAACLDRLYPAFYLAITTGMRRGEILGLRWRDVDLEKEMLYVRQTLSKDGKHSLSEAKTKASIRSIKLSNDTAALLRKHKAGVAKEKLSLGPEYVDNDLIISTSKGTPINPENLKRTFQRLIKEANVPSIRLHDLRHTHATMLLACGVNAKVISERLGHTNIKTTLDIYSHVLPSMQEEAANRIDTLLRKSN, encoded by the coding sequence ATGGGACAAATAAAAAAAGAAGGTTCTAGTTGGTATTTTGTTGCTGAACTAGGAACCGATCCTATTACTGGGAAGCGACGGAGAAAAAAGGAGCGTGGCTTTAAAACCAAGAGGGACGCTGAGAAAGCTTTAGCGTTAGTGGAGGCAGCTGTTTATAAAGGGACTTATTTTGCACCCTCAAGTATGCTGTTGAAAGACCATATAAATGACTGGTTTAAAAGTAAGAAAAATAGCATAAGTATTCAAACAGCTAATACTTATGAGGCTTACTTAAAGAATCGAATCATTCCCTACATCGGCCATGTGCAATTGGCTCAGCTTTCACCTGTCCTTCTACAGAAATTCGTCAATGAACTTAAGGATGAGGGTCTCGCAAGTTCTAGTGTTAAGAAAATATATAGCATTGTTAAAGGTGCCCTTGATTATGCTGTGAATATGGAACTCTTACCTTCTAATCCGATTACTAAGATTCAACTTCCAAAGGATAGTAAAAAGGAAATGGCGGTATGGGACGTTCCAGAAATCCAGTCATTTCAAAAAGCAGCATGCTTAGACAGGCTTTATCCTGCATTTTATCTAGCTATAACAACTGGTATGCGCAGGGGGGAAATATTAGGGTTACGCTGGAGAGATGTTGACCTTGAAAAAGAAATGCTTTATGTTCGTCAAACCCTCAGTAAAGATGGAAAACATTCCCTTTCAGAGGCAAAAACGAAGGCTAGTATTAGGAGTATCAAACTTTCAAATGACACCGCAGCACTCCTAAGGAAGCATAAGGCTGGTGTGGCCAAAGAGAAACTTAGCCTCGGACCTGAATATGTAGACAATGATCTTATCATTAGTACTTCAAAAGGAACCCCAATTAACCCAGAAAATCTAAAACGAACTTTTCAAAGGTTAATCAAAGAGGCTAATGTTCCATCTATAAGGTTGCATGATTTAAGGCATACTCATGCCACAATGCTGCTAGCTTGTGGTGTAAATGCAAAAGTAATTTCAGAACGCCTGGGGCACACTAACATAAAGACTACGCTAGATATTTATTCGCATGTTCTGCCTAGCATGCAGGAAGAAGCGGCAAATCGAATTGATACCCTTTTAAGGAAATCAAACTAA
- a CDS encoding DUF1850 domain-containing protein: MKRNWNKPKIFVLSALIIIFIVISINIPYKKALVFLTPESNDILCYVPTSAGETFKIKYKHSIHLSDVIESYKVTESNKIRQYELEYEDFAIGMPSETVDGESFEMKDGKYYITNMAREFSHFDMRLGQVRANHTLIYEDVTYPLSKAIKPGSRVRIKIEEISLLKQLEGVNILDDK, encoded by the coding sequence ATGAAAAGAAACTGGAATAAACCAAAAATCTTCGTACTGTCGGCCCTCATCATTATTTTTATTGTGATTTCAATCAATATCCCATACAAAAAAGCTCTTGTTTTTCTTACACCTGAAAGTAATGATATACTCTGCTATGTACCGACCAGTGCAGGCGAAACCTTTAAAATAAAGTATAAGCACTCAATACATCTGTCAGATGTGATTGAAAGCTATAAAGTGACCGAGAGCAATAAAATCAGACAATACGAACTGGAGTATGAAGATTTTGCAATCGGTATGCCATCAGAAACTGTAGATGGAGAGAGCTTTGAAATGAAGGATGGCAAGTATTATATTACAAATATGGCCAGGGAATTTTCACATTTCGATATGAGGCTTGGCCAGGTCCGGGCAAACCATACCCTGATATATGAAGACGTAACCTACCCATTGTCAAAGGCGATTAAGCCAGGATCACGGGTACGGATAAAGATTGAGGAAATTAGTTTATTAAAGCAATTGGAAGGAGTGAATATCCTTGACGACAAATGA
- a CDS encoding YjcG family protein, protein MKFGIVIFPSKKIQDYANSMRRRYDPHYALIPPHLTLKSSFEATEEEIKEIANKLDSIARNFKPVNIKVTKIGSFKPVNNVIYLKVESPEDLERLHNELNATFDGDQEYNFVPHITIGQKMSDDEHSDVYGSLRMSKVQFEDTADRIHLLYQLDNGSWTVYETFRLGKE, encoded by the coding sequence ATGAAATTCGGAATTGTCATTTTTCCATCGAAAAAAATTCAGGATTATGCAAATTCAATGAGAAGGCGTTATGATCCTCACTATGCGTTAATCCCTCCTCATTTAACATTGAAGTCTTCTTTTGAAGCAACGGAGGAAGAAATCAAGGAAATCGCGAACAAACTCGATTCAATCGCCAGGAATTTCAAACCAGTCAATATCAAGGTCACCAAGATTGGTTCCTTTAAGCCCGTTAACAACGTAATCTACTTGAAGGTTGAATCACCAGAAGATTTGGAAAGGCTTCATAATGAACTGAATGCCACATTCGATGGAGACCAGGAGTATAACTTTGTTCCTCATATCACCATCGGACAGAAGATGTCAGACGATGAACATTCCGATGTATATGGTTCATTAAGGATGTCAAAAGTGCAATTTGAGGATACAGCCGACAGAATACACTTACTGTACCAGCTGGATAATGGTTCGTGGACAGTATATGAAACATTCAGGCTTGGAAAGGAATAA
- a CDS encoding YjcZ family sporulation protein, whose amino-acid sequence MGYGWCGGGYGYGGGGYYGSTFVLIVVLFILLIIVGASFYN is encoded by the coding sequence GTGTGGCGGCGGCTACGGCTACGGAGGCGGCGGCTATTACGGCTCCACTTTCGTATTGATCGTCGTATTGTTCATTTTGTTGATTATTGTAGGAGCAAGCTTCTACAACTAA
- a CDS encoding stage VI sporulation protein F: protein MDNNFFKNIEKKTGVNMNDVFELANSLQNANFKDEQTVRGVIRRVSKMANKPVNKEMEDKIVESIVKDGKQLDFGQISKMINKK, encoded by the coding sequence ATGGATAATAATTTCTTCAAGAATATAGAAAAAAAGACTGGCGTTAATATGAATGATGTATTTGAGTTAGCGAATTCATTACAAAATGCGAACTTTAAGGATGAGCAAACTGTAAGAGGCGTTATTCGCCGTGTTTCAAAAATGGCTAACAAGCCAGTAAATAAAGAAATGGAAGACAAGATTGTAGAATCCATTGTCAAGGATGGAAAGCAGCTTGACTTTGGCCAGATCTCCAAAATGATCAACAAGAAGTAA
- a CDS encoding GNAT family N-acetyltransferase, producing MEVKIVNNEQELADAFEVRKTVFIHEQNVPEEEEIDQYESDSIHFVLYDDNRKAAGAGRFRVLDGIGKVERICVLKENRKTGAGVAVMNKIEEYAKSQGISTLKLNAQTHAIPFYSRLGYETVSEEFMDAGIPHKTMKKSI from the coding sequence GTGGAAGTAAAAATTGTCAACAACGAACAAGAATTAGCAGATGCATTCGAAGTACGCAAGACTGTTTTCATTCATGAGCAAAATGTTCCTGAAGAAGAAGAAATTGATCAATATGAATCCGACTCTATCCATTTTGTGTTATATGATGATAACCGAAAAGCTGCTGGAGCCGGGAGATTCCGTGTATTGGATGGAATCGGCAAGGTTGAACGGATTTGCGTATTAAAAGAGAACCGCAAGACAGGTGCCGGTGTTGCGGTCATGAATAAAATTGAGGAATATGCCAAGTCACAGGGCATATCAACCTTAAAATTGAACGCACAAACACATGCTATCCCATTTTACTCCAGACTAGGATATGAAACAGTATCGGAAGAATTCATGGATGCCGGGATTCCACACAAAACAATGAAAAAATCTATTTAA